From a region of the Desmodus rotundus isolate HL8 chromosome 7, HLdesRot8A.1, whole genome shotgun sequence genome:
- the PLA2G4B gene encoding cytosolic phospholipase A2 beta isoform X3 — protein sequence MEPGEYCCQGQLTEKAKVPGTCLLTVRVLQARGLPSKDLVTPSDYYVTLWLPTACSHRLQTRTVRNSRNPVWNQSFRFRIHSQLKNVLQLQVSDQDLLTSDDPVLSVLFDVGTLRAGEFRREIFPRNPQGEQQLEVEFRLQSLTDCAEQLVSNGILVARELSCLHIRLEETRDQNRSEGRVQLVVPGSYEGPQEASMGTTSSPCFHCLASWEQELSVHLQDAPQEQLKVPLRSLPSGQVVRLVFPTSQEPLMRVELRKEEGPKELAVRLGCGPCAEERAFLSRRKQVVAKALKQALQLDGDLQEDEIPVVAIAATGGGIRAMTSLYGQLAALKELGLLDCVSYITGASGSTWALANLYEDPEWSQKDLAGPTELLKTQVTKSKLGVLAPSQLQRYRQELAERAQLGYPACFTNLWALINEALLHDKPHDHKLSDQREALSRGQNPLPIYCALNTKEKNLTTFEFGEWCEFSPYEVGFPKYGAFIPSELFGSEFFMGRLMKRLPESRICFLEGIWSNLYAANLQDSAYWASEPSQFWDRWARDQASLDKEQVPLLKTEEPPTVTNRIAEFFTSLLTWRPLTQATHNFLRGLHFHKDYFQHPHFSAWKATKLDGLPNQLTPAEPHLCLLDVGYLINTSCPPLLQPTRDVDLILSLDYNLHGAFQQLQLLGRFCQEQGIPFPPISPSPEEQHQPRECHLFVDPDCPEAPAVLHFPLVSDSFQGHSAPGVPRTAEEKEAGEVNLSSSNSPYHYSKVTYSQEDVDKLLHLTHYNVCNNRERLLAALREAVQRRRQRKPQ from the exons GGCTGCAGACACGTACAGTTAGGAACAGCAGAAACCCTGTCTGGAATCAGAGCTTCCGCTTCCGAATTCACAGCCAGCTCAAG AATGTCCTGCAGCTGCAAGTCTCCGACCAGGACCTTCTGACCAGCGATGACCCTGTGCTGTCGGTGCTGTTCGACGTGGGGACTTTGCGGGCTGGGGAGTTCCGCCGCGAAATCTTCCCCCGGAACCCTCAG GGTGAGCAGCAGCTGGAAGTTGAATTTCGGCTGCAGAGCCT GACCGACTGTGCTGAGCAGCTTGTTAGCAATGGCATCCTGGTG GCCCGGGAGCTCTCCTGCTTGCACATCCGACTGGAGGAGACCAGGGACCAGAACA GGTCAGAAGGCAGAGTTCAGCTTGTGGTTCCTGGGTCCTATGAGGGTCCACAGGAGGCGTCCATGggcaccacctcctccccctgctttcactgcctggcttcttgGGAGCAGGAGCTGAGTGTTCACCTGCAG GATGCCCCCCAGGAGCAACTGAAGGTGCCCCTGAGGTCCCTGCCCTCCGGCCAAGTGGTGAGACTCGTCTTCCCCACGTCCCAG GAGCCCCTGATGAGGGTGGagctaagaaaagaagaagg ACCGAAGGAGCTGGCTGTGCGGCTGGGCTGCGGGCCCTGTGCAGAGGAGCGCGCCTTCCTGAGCAGGAGGAAGCAGGTGGTGGCCAAGGCCCTGAAGCAGGCCCTGCAGCTCGATGGAGACCTGCAGGAGGATGAG ATCCCAGTGGTAGCTATTGCGGCCACCGGCGGTGGGATCCGAGCGATGACTTCCCTGTATGGGCAGCTGGCTGCCCTGAAGGAGCTGGGCCTCTTGGATTGCGTTTCCTATATCACAGGGGCCTCAGGATCCACCTG GGCTTTGGCCAACCTCTATGAGGACCCAGAGTGGTCTCAGAAGGACCTGGCAGGCCCCACTGAGCTGCTGAAGACCCAGGTGACGAAGAGCAAGCTGGGCGTGCTGGCCCCCAGCCAGCTGCAGCGGTACCGGCAGGAGCTGGCTGAGCGTGCCCAGCTGGGCTACCCGGCCTGCTTCACCAACCTGTGGGCCCTCATCAATGAGGCGCTGCTGCACGACAAG ccccacgaCCACAAACTCTCAGACCAGCGGGAAGCTCTGAGTCGTGGTCAGAATCCTCTGCCCATCTACTGTGCCCTCAACACCAAGGAGAAGAACCTGACTACCTTTGAATTTGGAG AGTGGTGTGAGTTCTCCCCCTACGAGGTCGGCTTTCCCAAGTACGGTGCCTTCATCCCCTCTGAGCTCTTCGGCTCGGAGTTCTTCATGGGGCGCCTGATGAAGCGGCTGCCTGAGTCGCGCATCTGCTTCCTGGAAG GCATCTGGAGCAATCTGTATGCAGCCAACCTCCAGGACAGCGCATACTGGGCCTCCGAGCCCAGCCAGTTCTGGGACCGCTGGGCACGGGACCAGGCCAGCCTGG ATAAAGAGCAGGTCCCCCTTCTGAAGACAGAAGAGCCTCCCACGGTGACCAACAGGATAGCCGAGTTTTTCACCAGCCTTCTGACGTGGCGGCCACTCACCCAGGCCACCCACAACTTTCTGCGTGGCCTCCATTTCCACAAGGACTACTTTCAGCACCCACACTTCTCTGCCTGGAAAG CCACCAAACTGGACGGGCTCCCCAACCAGCTGACACCTGCAGAGCCCCACCTTTGCCTGCTGGATGTCGGCTACCTTATCAACACCAGCTGCCCACCTCTCCTGCAGCCCACACGGGATGTGGACCTCATCCTGTCGCTGGATTACAACCTCCATGGAGCCTTTCAG CAACTGCAGCTCCTGGGCCGGTTCTGCCAGGAGCAGGGGATCCCGTTCCCACCCATCTCGCCCAGCCCTGAGGAGCAGCACCAGCCTCGGGAGTGCCACCTGTTCGTGGACCCCGACTGTCCTGAAGCCCCTGCTGTGCTGCACTTCCCCCTGGTCAGCGACTCCTTCCAGGGGCACTCGGCCCCCG GTGTCCCCCGGACAGCTGAGgagaaggaggctggggaggtgAACCTGTCTTCGTCCAACTCCCCCTACCACTACTCGAAGGTGACCTACAGCCAGGAGGATGTGGACAAGCTGCTCCACCTGACACATTACAACGTCTGCAACAACCGGGAGCGGCTGCTGGCGGCCTTGCGCGAGGCCGTGCAGCGGCGGAGGCAGCGCAAGCCCCAGTGA
- the PLA2G4B gene encoding cytosolic phospholipase A2 beta isoform X2, giving the protein MTWGVLMPRSIAVLSVKQAKVPGTCLLTVRVLQARGLPSKDLVTPSDYYVTLWLPTACSHRLQTRTVRNSRNPVWNQSFRFRIHSQLKNVLQLQVSDQDLLTSDDPVLSVLFDVGTLRAGEFRREIFPRNPQGEQQLEVEFRLQSLTDCAEQLVSNGILVARELSCLHIRLEETRDQNRSEGRVQLVVPGSYEGPQEASMGTTSSPCFHCLASWEQELSVHLQDAPQEQLKVPLRSLPSGQVVRLVFPTSQEPLMRVELRKEEGPKELAVRLGCGPCAEERAFLSRRKQVVAKALKQALQLDGDLQEDEIPVVAIAATGGGIRAMTSLYGQLAALKELGLLDCVSYITGASGSTWALANLYEDPEWSQKDLAGPTELLKTQVTKSKLGVLAPSQLQRYRQELAERAQLGYPACFTNLWALINEALLHDKPHDHKLSDQREALSRGQNPLPIYCALNTKEKNLTTFEFGEWCEFSPYEVGFPKYGAFIPSELFGSEFFMGRLMKRLPESRICFLEGIWSNLYAANLQDSAYWASEPSQFWDRWARDQASLDKEQVPLLKTEEPPTVTNRIAEFFTSLLTWRPLTQATHNFLRGLHFHKDYFQHPHFSAWKATKLDGLPNQLTPAEPHLCLLDVGYLINTSCPPLLQPTRDVDLILSLDYNLHGAFQQLQLLGRFCQEQGIPFPPISPSPEEQHQPRECHLFVDPDCPEAPAVLHFPLVSDSFQGHSAPGVPRTAEEKEAGEVNLSSSNSPYHYSKVTYSQEDVDKLLHLTHYNVCNNRERLLAALREAVQRRRQRKPQ; this is encoded by the exons GGCTGCAGACACGTACAGTTAGGAACAGCAGAAACCCTGTCTGGAATCAGAGCTTCCGCTTCCGAATTCACAGCCAGCTCAAG AATGTCCTGCAGCTGCAAGTCTCCGACCAGGACCTTCTGACCAGCGATGACCCTGTGCTGTCGGTGCTGTTCGACGTGGGGACTTTGCGGGCTGGGGAGTTCCGCCGCGAAATCTTCCCCCGGAACCCTCAG GGTGAGCAGCAGCTGGAAGTTGAATTTCGGCTGCAGAGCCT GACCGACTGTGCTGAGCAGCTTGTTAGCAATGGCATCCTGGTG GCCCGGGAGCTCTCCTGCTTGCACATCCGACTGGAGGAGACCAGGGACCAGAACA GGTCAGAAGGCAGAGTTCAGCTTGTGGTTCCTGGGTCCTATGAGGGTCCACAGGAGGCGTCCATGggcaccacctcctccccctgctttcactgcctggcttcttgGGAGCAGGAGCTGAGTGTTCACCTGCAG GATGCCCCCCAGGAGCAACTGAAGGTGCCCCTGAGGTCCCTGCCCTCCGGCCAAGTGGTGAGACTCGTCTTCCCCACGTCCCAG GAGCCCCTGATGAGGGTGGagctaagaaaagaagaagg ACCGAAGGAGCTGGCTGTGCGGCTGGGCTGCGGGCCCTGTGCAGAGGAGCGCGCCTTCCTGAGCAGGAGGAAGCAGGTGGTGGCCAAGGCCCTGAAGCAGGCCCTGCAGCTCGATGGAGACCTGCAGGAGGATGAG ATCCCAGTGGTAGCTATTGCGGCCACCGGCGGTGGGATCCGAGCGATGACTTCCCTGTATGGGCAGCTGGCTGCCCTGAAGGAGCTGGGCCTCTTGGATTGCGTTTCCTATATCACAGGGGCCTCAGGATCCACCTG GGCTTTGGCCAACCTCTATGAGGACCCAGAGTGGTCTCAGAAGGACCTGGCAGGCCCCACTGAGCTGCTGAAGACCCAGGTGACGAAGAGCAAGCTGGGCGTGCTGGCCCCCAGCCAGCTGCAGCGGTACCGGCAGGAGCTGGCTGAGCGTGCCCAGCTGGGCTACCCGGCCTGCTTCACCAACCTGTGGGCCCTCATCAATGAGGCGCTGCTGCACGACAAG ccccacgaCCACAAACTCTCAGACCAGCGGGAAGCTCTGAGTCGTGGTCAGAATCCTCTGCCCATCTACTGTGCCCTCAACACCAAGGAGAAGAACCTGACTACCTTTGAATTTGGAG AGTGGTGTGAGTTCTCCCCCTACGAGGTCGGCTTTCCCAAGTACGGTGCCTTCATCCCCTCTGAGCTCTTCGGCTCGGAGTTCTTCATGGGGCGCCTGATGAAGCGGCTGCCTGAGTCGCGCATCTGCTTCCTGGAAG GCATCTGGAGCAATCTGTATGCAGCCAACCTCCAGGACAGCGCATACTGGGCCTCCGAGCCCAGCCAGTTCTGGGACCGCTGGGCACGGGACCAGGCCAGCCTGG ATAAAGAGCAGGTCCCCCTTCTGAAGACAGAAGAGCCTCCCACGGTGACCAACAGGATAGCCGAGTTTTTCACCAGCCTTCTGACGTGGCGGCCACTCACCCAGGCCACCCACAACTTTCTGCGTGGCCTCCATTTCCACAAGGACTACTTTCAGCACCCACACTTCTCTGCCTGGAAAG CCACCAAACTGGACGGGCTCCCCAACCAGCTGACACCTGCAGAGCCCCACCTTTGCCTGCTGGATGTCGGCTACCTTATCAACACCAGCTGCCCACCTCTCCTGCAGCCCACACGGGATGTGGACCTCATCCTGTCGCTGGATTACAACCTCCATGGAGCCTTTCAG CAACTGCAGCTCCTGGGCCGGTTCTGCCAGGAGCAGGGGATCCCGTTCCCACCCATCTCGCCCAGCCCTGAGGAGCAGCACCAGCCTCGGGAGTGCCACCTGTTCGTGGACCCCGACTGTCCTGAAGCCCCTGCTGTGCTGCACTTCCCCCTGGTCAGCGACTCCTTCCAGGGGCACTCGGCCCCCG GTGTCCCCCGGACAGCTGAGgagaaggaggctggggaggtgAACCTGTCTTCGTCCAACTCCCCCTACCACTACTCGAAGGTGACCTACAGCCAGGAGGATGTGGACAAGCTGCTCCACCTGACACATTACAACGTCTGCAACAACCGGGAGCGGCTGCTGGCGGCCTTGCGCGAGGCCGTGCAGCGGCGGAGGCAGCGCAAGCCCCAGTGA
- the PLA2G4B gene encoding cytosolic phospholipase A2 beta isoform X5, translating to MALAKVPGTCLLTVRVLQARGLPSKDLVTPSDYYVTLWLPTACSHRLQTRTVRNSRNPVWNQSFRFRIHSQLKNVLQLQVSDQDLLTSDDPVLSVLFDVGTLRAGEFRREIFPRNPQGEQQLEVEFRLQSLTDCAEQLVSNGILVARELSCLHIRLEETRDQNRSEGRVQLVVPGSYEGPQEASMGTTSSPCFHCLASWEQELSVHLQDAPQEQLKVPLRSLPSGQVVRLVFPTSQEPLMRVELRKEEGPKELAVRLGCGPCAEERAFLSRRKQVVAKALKQALQLDGDLQEDEIPVVAIAATGGGIRAMTSLYGQLAALKELGLLDCVSYITGASGSTWALANLYEDPEWSQKDLAGPTELLKTQVTKSKLGVLAPSQLQRYRQELAERAQLGYPACFTNLWALINEALLHDKPHDHKLSDQREALSRGQNPLPIYCALNTKEKNLTTFEFGEWCEFSPYEVGFPKYGAFIPSELFGSEFFMGRLMKRLPESRICFLEGIWSNLYAANLQDSAYWASEPSQFWDRWARDQASLDKEQVPLLKTEEPPTVTNRIAEFFTSLLTWRPLTQATHNFLRGLHFHKDYFQHPHFSAWKATKLDGLPNQLTPAEPHLCLLDVGYLINTSCPPLLQPTRDVDLILSLDYNLHGAFQQLQLLGRFCQEQGIPFPPISPSPEEQHQPRECHLFVDPDCPEAPAVLHFPLVSDSFQGHSAPGVPRTAEEKEAGEVNLSSSNSPYHYSKVTYSQEDVDKLLHLTHYNVCNNRERLLAALREAVQRRRQRKPQ from the exons GGCTGCAGACACGTACAGTTAGGAACAGCAGAAACCCTGTCTGGAATCAGAGCTTCCGCTTCCGAATTCACAGCCAGCTCAAG AATGTCCTGCAGCTGCAAGTCTCCGACCAGGACCTTCTGACCAGCGATGACCCTGTGCTGTCGGTGCTGTTCGACGTGGGGACTTTGCGGGCTGGGGAGTTCCGCCGCGAAATCTTCCCCCGGAACCCTCAG GGTGAGCAGCAGCTGGAAGTTGAATTTCGGCTGCAGAGCCT GACCGACTGTGCTGAGCAGCTTGTTAGCAATGGCATCCTGGTG GCCCGGGAGCTCTCCTGCTTGCACATCCGACTGGAGGAGACCAGGGACCAGAACA GGTCAGAAGGCAGAGTTCAGCTTGTGGTTCCTGGGTCCTATGAGGGTCCACAGGAGGCGTCCATGggcaccacctcctccccctgctttcactgcctggcttcttgGGAGCAGGAGCTGAGTGTTCACCTGCAG GATGCCCCCCAGGAGCAACTGAAGGTGCCCCTGAGGTCCCTGCCCTCCGGCCAAGTGGTGAGACTCGTCTTCCCCACGTCCCAG GAGCCCCTGATGAGGGTGGagctaagaaaagaagaagg ACCGAAGGAGCTGGCTGTGCGGCTGGGCTGCGGGCCCTGTGCAGAGGAGCGCGCCTTCCTGAGCAGGAGGAAGCAGGTGGTGGCCAAGGCCCTGAAGCAGGCCCTGCAGCTCGATGGAGACCTGCAGGAGGATGAG ATCCCAGTGGTAGCTATTGCGGCCACCGGCGGTGGGATCCGAGCGATGACTTCCCTGTATGGGCAGCTGGCTGCCCTGAAGGAGCTGGGCCTCTTGGATTGCGTTTCCTATATCACAGGGGCCTCAGGATCCACCTG GGCTTTGGCCAACCTCTATGAGGACCCAGAGTGGTCTCAGAAGGACCTGGCAGGCCCCACTGAGCTGCTGAAGACCCAGGTGACGAAGAGCAAGCTGGGCGTGCTGGCCCCCAGCCAGCTGCAGCGGTACCGGCAGGAGCTGGCTGAGCGTGCCCAGCTGGGCTACCCGGCCTGCTTCACCAACCTGTGGGCCCTCATCAATGAGGCGCTGCTGCACGACAAG ccccacgaCCACAAACTCTCAGACCAGCGGGAAGCTCTGAGTCGTGGTCAGAATCCTCTGCCCATCTACTGTGCCCTCAACACCAAGGAGAAGAACCTGACTACCTTTGAATTTGGAG AGTGGTGTGAGTTCTCCCCCTACGAGGTCGGCTTTCCCAAGTACGGTGCCTTCATCCCCTCTGAGCTCTTCGGCTCGGAGTTCTTCATGGGGCGCCTGATGAAGCGGCTGCCTGAGTCGCGCATCTGCTTCCTGGAAG GCATCTGGAGCAATCTGTATGCAGCCAACCTCCAGGACAGCGCATACTGGGCCTCCGAGCCCAGCCAGTTCTGGGACCGCTGGGCACGGGACCAGGCCAGCCTGG ATAAAGAGCAGGTCCCCCTTCTGAAGACAGAAGAGCCTCCCACGGTGACCAACAGGATAGCCGAGTTTTTCACCAGCCTTCTGACGTGGCGGCCACTCACCCAGGCCACCCACAACTTTCTGCGTGGCCTCCATTTCCACAAGGACTACTTTCAGCACCCACACTTCTCTGCCTGGAAAG CCACCAAACTGGACGGGCTCCCCAACCAGCTGACACCTGCAGAGCCCCACCTTTGCCTGCTGGATGTCGGCTACCTTATCAACACCAGCTGCCCACCTCTCCTGCAGCCCACACGGGATGTGGACCTCATCCTGTCGCTGGATTACAACCTCCATGGAGCCTTTCAG CAACTGCAGCTCCTGGGCCGGTTCTGCCAGGAGCAGGGGATCCCGTTCCCACCCATCTCGCCCAGCCCTGAGGAGCAGCACCAGCCTCGGGAGTGCCACCTGTTCGTGGACCCCGACTGTCCTGAAGCCCCTGCTGTGCTGCACTTCCCCCTGGTCAGCGACTCCTTCCAGGGGCACTCGGCCCCCG GTGTCCCCCGGACAGCTGAGgagaaggaggctggggaggtgAACCTGTCTTCGTCCAACTCCCCCTACCACTACTCGAAGGTGACCTACAGCCAGGAGGATGTGGACAAGCTGCTCCACCTGACACATTACAACGTCTGCAACAACCGGGAGCGGCTGCTGGCGGCCTTGCGCGAGGCCGTGCAGCGGCGGAGGCAGCGCAAGCCCCAGTGA
- the PLA2G4B gene encoding cytosolic phospholipase A2 beta isoform X4: protein MDLPEDHCQPDLAKVPGTCLLTVRVLQARGLPSKDLVTPSDYYVTLWLPTACSHRLQTRTVRNSRNPVWNQSFRFRIHSQLKNVLQLQVSDQDLLTSDDPVLSVLFDVGTLRAGEFRREIFPRNPQGEQQLEVEFRLQSLTDCAEQLVSNGILVARELSCLHIRLEETRDQNRSEGRVQLVVPGSYEGPQEASMGTTSSPCFHCLASWEQELSVHLQDAPQEQLKVPLRSLPSGQVVRLVFPTSQEPLMRVELRKEEGPKELAVRLGCGPCAEERAFLSRRKQVVAKALKQALQLDGDLQEDEIPVVAIAATGGGIRAMTSLYGQLAALKELGLLDCVSYITGASGSTWALANLYEDPEWSQKDLAGPTELLKTQVTKSKLGVLAPSQLQRYRQELAERAQLGYPACFTNLWALINEALLHDKPHDHKLSDQREALSRGQNPLPIYCALNTKEKNLTTFEFGEWCEFSPYEVGFPKYGAFIPSELFGSEFFMGRLMKRLPESRICFLEGIWSNLYAANLQDSAYWASEPSQFWDRWARDQASLDKEQVPLLKTEEPPTVTNRIAEFFTSLLTWRPLTQATHNFLRGLHFHKDYFQHPHFSAWKATKLDGLPNQLTPAEPHLCLLDVGYLINTSCPPLLQPTRDVDLILSLDYNLHGAFQQLQLLGRFCQEQGIPFPPISPSPEEQHQPRECHLFVDPDCPEAPAVLHFPLVSDSFQGHSAPGVPRTAEEKEAGEVNLSSSNSPYHYSKVTYSQEDVDKLLHLTHYNVCNNRERLLAALREAVQRRRQRKPQ from the exons GGCTGCAGACACGTACAGTTAGGAACAGCAGAAACCCTGTCTGGAATCAGAGCTTCCGCTTCCGAATTCACAGCCAGCTCAAG AATGTCCTGCAGCTGCAAGTCTCCGACCAGGACCTTCTGACCAGCGATGACCCTGTGCTGTCGGTGCTGTTCGACGTGGGGACTTTGCGGGCTGGGGAGTTCCGCCGCGAAATCTTCCCCCGGAACCCTCAG GGTGAGCAGCAGCTGGAAGTTGAATTTCGGCTGCAGAGCCT GACCGACTGTGCTGAGCAGCTTGTTAGCAATGGCATCCTGGTG GCCCGGGAGCTCTCCTGCTTGCACATCCGACTGGAGGAGACCAGGGACCAGAACA GGTCAGAAGGCAGAGTTCAGCTTGTGGTTCCTGGGTCCTATGAGGGTCCACAGGAGGCGTCCATGggcaccacctcctccccctgctttcactgcctggcttcttgGGAGCAGGAGCTGAGTGTTCACCTGCAG GATGCCCCCCAGGAGCAACTGAAGGTGCCCCTGAGGTCCCTGCCCTCCGGCCAAGTGGTGAGACTCGTCTTCCCCACGTCCCAG GAGCCCCTGATGAGGGTGGagctaagaaaagaagaagg ACCGAAGGAGCTGGCTGTGCGGCTGGGCTGCGGGCCCTGTGCAGAGGAGCGCGCCTTCCTGAGCAGGAGGAAGCAGGTGGTGGCCAAGGCCCTGAAGCAGGCCCTGCAGCTCGATGGAGACCTGCAGGAGGATGAG ATCCCAGTGGTAGCTATTGCGGCCACCGGCGGTGGGATCCGAGCGATGACTTCCCTGTATGGGCAGCTGGCTGCCCTGAAGGAGCTGGGCCTCTTGGATTGCGTTTCCTATATCACAGGGGCCTCAGGATCCACCTG GGCTTTGGCCAACCTCTATGAGGACCCAGAGTGGTCTCAGAAGGACCTGGCAGGCCCCACTGAGCTGCTGAAGACCCAGGTGACGAAGAGCAAGCTGGGCGTGCTGGCCCCCAGCCAGCTGCAGCGGTACCGGCAGGAGCTGGCTGAGCGTGCCCAGCTGGGCTACCCGGCCTGCTTCACCAACCTGTGGGCCCTCATCAATGAGGCGCTGCTGCACGACAAG ccccacgaCCACAAACTCTCAGACCAGCGGGAAGCTCTGAGTCGTGGTCAGAATCCTCTGCCCATCTACTGTGCCCTCAACACCAAGGAGAAGAACCTGACTACCTTTGAATTTGGAG AGTGGTGTGAGTTCTCCCCCTACGAGGTCGGCTTTCCCAAGTACGGTGCCTTCATCCCCTCTGAGCTCTTCGGCTCGGAGTTCTTCATGGGGCGCCTGATGAAGCGGCTGCCTGAGTCGCGCATCTGCTTCCTGGAAG GCATCTGGAGCAATCTGTATGCAGCCAACCTCCAGGACAGCGCATACTGGGCCTCCGAGCCCAGCCAGTTCTGGGACCGCTGGGCACGGGACCAGGCCAGCCTGG ATAAAGAGCAGGTCCCCCTTCTGAAGACAGAAGAGCCTCCCACGGTGACCAACAGGATAGCCGAGTTTTTCACCAGCCTTCTGACGTGGCGGCCACTCACCCAGGCCACCCACAACTTTCTGCGTGGCCTCCATTTCCACAAGGACTACTTTCAGCACCCACACTTCTCTGCCTGGAAAG CCACCAAACTGGACGGGCTCCCCAACCAGCTGACACCTGCAGAGCCCCACCTTTGCCTGCTGGATGTCGGCTACCTTATCAACACCAGCTGCCCACCTCTCCTGCAGCCCACACGGGATGTGGACCTCATCCTGTCGCTGGATTACAACCTCCATGGAGCCTTTCAG CAACTGCAGCTCCTGGGCCGGTTCTGCCAGGAGCAGGGGATCCCGTTCCCACCCATCTCGCCCAGCCCTGAGGAGCAGCACCAGCCTCGGGAGTGCCACCTGTTCGTGGACCCCGACTGTCCTGAAGCCCCTGCTGTGCTGCACTTCCCCCTGGTCAGCGACTCCTTCCAGGGGCACTCGGCCCCCG GTGTCCCCCGGACAGCTGAGgagaaggaggctggggaggtgAACCTGTCTTCGTCCAACTCCCCCTACCACTACTCGAAGGTGACCTACAGCCAGGAGGATGTGGACAAGCTGCTCCACCTGACACATTACAACGTCTGCAACAACCGGGAGCGGCTGCTGGCGGCCTTGCGCGAGGCCGTGCAGCGGCGGAGGCAGCGCAAGCCCCAGTGA